A section of the Oryzias melastigma strain HK-1 linkage group LG14, ASM292280v2, whole genome shotgun sequence genome encodes:
- the LOC112138644 gene encoding hepatitis A virus cellular receptor 1 homolog — protein MKILVLLLALLTVSECERRVTGRRGQNLTLPCNYDIKTNGPTEVCWGRGPVPTSGCSDQLLVTDGYNVIEETRVSSRYQLKGRLDEGDVSLTILNATEEDTGLYGCRVQISGPFNDEKHHVNLTVKRGSDCEDDRIVAHVGQEITLPCRYDSSTNGEIPVCWGRGEIPLFGCRDELLATDGTSVKEESRASSRYQLLGRLDKGDVSLTIRDVREEDAGMYGCRVKIPGMFNDEKYYVDLSVVKGPPLTIQQTQRGSRTNCRNRKRR, from the exons ATGAAGAtcctggtgctgctgctggccCTCCTCACAG TCTCTGAATGTGAGAGGAGAGTCACTGGACGAAGAGGTCAGAACCTCACTCTGCCCTGTAATTACGACATAAAAACCAACGGACCTACAGAGGTGTGCTGGGGTCGAGGTCCTGTTCCTACCAGCGGCTGCAGTGACCAGCTCCTCGTCACAGACGGATACAATGTGATAGAAGAAACCAGAGTTTCCAGCAGGTATCAGCTGAAGGGACGACTGGATGAAGGAGACGTTTCTCTCACCATCCTGAACGCCACAGAGGAAGATACTGGACTGTACGGATGCAGAGTGCAGATTTCTGGACCGTTCAATGATGAGAAACATCATGTCAACTTGACTGTGAAAAGAG GCTCTGACTGCGAGGATGATAGAATCGTGGCGCACGTTGGGCAGGAGATCACTCTGCCCTGCAGATACGACAGTAGCACCAACGGAGAGATACCGGTGTGCTGGGGCCGAGGAGAGATCCCTCTCTTTGGTTGTAGGGATGAGCTCCTCGCCACAGATGGAACCAGTGTGAAGGAAGAAAGCAGAGCTTCCAGCAGGTATCAGCTGCTGGGGCGTCTGGATAAAGGAGACGTTTCTCTGACCATCCGGGACGTCAGGGAGGAAGATGCTGGAATGTACGGATGCAGAGTGAAGATCCCTGGGATGTTCAATGATGAAAAATATTATGTGGATCTGTCAGTGGTTAAAG gtccACCTTTGACTATTCAACAAACACAACGGGGCAGCCGCACAAACTGCAGAAACCGCAAGAGAAGGTGA